Proteins encoded by one window of Antechinus flavipes isolate AdamAnt ecotype Samford, QLD, Australia chromosome 4, AdamAnt_v2, whole genome shotgun sequence:
- the LOC127559505 gene encoding uncharacterized protein LOC127559505: MPLPPRLPTVHVSRRQLQLAPEERKKKVSQGTNTKQPVLQELPASSPVTPAPSPLPLEEVEPRRWARSRTRHPSGKKKSKDGRVGDCSLWTRVVSPRRCWVQAPGADSSVSVPPRFLKCRIKEPRQLWLCRCPSVPPPSTRAPSRNLSFRDPENSCRRTRRFCASVPPYLPTQCSNFKGGPFCFKTIQSTRKTPGEGKKEKPERHGNRGGKKRRQNIINKTEFGPQILGGTECYVPIHMTSRFRESPGKMRSSADNSYFEGCRWAEDTFFKPSQKDVGKGAQKAERKGGGSKKFQQHKSTPRNGMFILPKRSGAGKLK; the protein is encoded by the coding sequence ATGCCTCTTCCCCCAAGACTACCCACAGTGCACGTATCGAGGCGACAACTGCAGCTGGCGCCCGAAGAACGAAAAAAGAAAGTGTCTCAGGGCACCAATACCAAACAGCCTGTTCTCCAAGAATTGCCTGCTAGTTCCCCGGTCACACCTGCACCTTCCCCGTTACCATTGGAGGAAGTAGAGCCACGGCGCTGGGCAAGGTCCAGAACGCGGCATCCTTCAGGTAAAAAAAAGTCCAAAGATGGGAGAGTAGGCGACTGCAGCCTTTGGACCCGGGTCGTTTCCCCTAGGCGTTGCTGGGTACAAGCTCCGGGAGCAGACTCGAGCGTATCGGTGCCACCCCGTTTTCTAAAGTGCAGAATAAAGGAACCCCGACAGCTTTGGCTGTGCAGGTGCCCATCAGTCCCTCCTCCCAGCACTAGGGCCCCATCTCGAAACTTGAGCTTTAGAGATCCGGAGAATTCGTGCAGACGCACCCGCCGGTTCTGTGCGTCGGTACCTCCTTACCTCCCTACCCAGTGCAGTAACTTCAAGGGGGGGCCCTTCTGTTTTAAGACTATCCAGTCAACCCGCAAGACtcctggagaagggaaaaaggaaaaacccgAGCGGCATggaaacagagggggaaagaagaggaggcaaaatataattaacaaaacTGAATTTGGCCCACAGATCCTCGGGGGAACGGAGTGTTACGTCCCAATTCATATGACTTCTAGATTCCGAGAGTCTCCAGGGAAAATGAGATCATCTGCAGACAACTCTTACTTTGAGGGATGTAGGTGGGCCGAAGACACTTTCTTTAAACCAAGCCAGAAAGATGTTGGGAAAGGTGCCCAGAAGGCCGAAAGGAAGGGGGGAGGCTCCAAAAAGTTTCAGCAGCATAAAAGTACCCCAAGAAATGGGATGTTTATCCTACCAAAGAGAAGTGGGGCGGGAAAACTAAAATAA